The Bacteroidia bacterium genomic sequence TGGTTTCACAGCTACCTATGATTTATATGGAAACTTGTATGCAGGTGGTATTGTAGATGGTGATGATGGAGAATATCCTTGGACAGTAGGTGCATTTCAAACTCATTATGGGGGCAGTACAGGTGGGCAGCCTCCCATTAATCTTGCTTGTGATATTGCAATCAGTAAATATGCTGCTGACGGTAAGACTCTTTTGTATGCAACCTACTTGGGAGGCAGGCGGAATGAGCATCCGCACAGTCTTGTTGTAGATAATCAAGATAATCTGATAGTATTTGGAACAACTAATTCTGATGATTTTCCCGTGGACAGTTTTGGTTTTGATACTACGTATAACGGAGGCTATGATTTAATTTTAGTGAAATTTTCTGAGGATGGTTCTCAGATGTTGGGAGGGACTTTCATTGGCGGCAATACAAATGACGGAATCAATAATGGACTGCTCAGGTTTAATTATGCAGATGACTTTAGAGGAGATGTGTATGTAGATTCATCCAATATGGTGTATTTGGCTACTTGTACGAGTTCGTGGGATTTTCCAATCACTGCCGGAACAACCCAAACTGCCTTTGGCGGAGCAATTGACGGGGTTGTACTTAAGATTGATTCTTTATTTCGAAAATTAACTTGGTCCACTTTTCTTGGTTCTTCAGGACATGATGCCGTTTACTCAATCAAGGTGATTGATTCATTGGTGTTAGTTTCGGGAGGCACTTCAAGTACGGGATTAAGTATGTATGCTAGCGGTGCTATTAATTCATATCAAGGTGGAGTTGCCGATGGTTTTTTAGCAAGTTTTTATAAAGATACGGGGATTATTAAGGATTTTACATTTTTTGGTACAGATGATTATGATCAAGTCTATTTCATTGATTTTGACTCTGAGAAGAAAATATATTTTACAGGTCAAACAAGAGGAAATTTAACCCGAACACCTAATACTTATGGGCAGAATAATACAGGGCAATTTATAGGAAGGATTAACCTGAGTTTGAATAGTATAGATATTCTTACTACATTTGGGAATAGAACAAACTGGCTAAAACCGGATATATCGCCTTCGGCTTTTCTGGTTGATAAGTGCGATAATGTCTATGTCTCGGGTTGGGGTGCAGATATTGACTTGAATGCAGGTTCCACAAAAGACTTACCCATTACATCAAATACAATCCAAGCCACAACAGATGACAATGATTTTTATTTAATTGTATTTAGCAAAGAATTAAAGTCGATTATCCATGCTACATATTTTGGAGGTTATATGACCTTTGACCATGTTGACGGAGGTACAAGCAGATTTGATAAAAATGGAGTGGTTTATCAGTCTGTTTGTTCCAGTTGTCCAAACAACTTTTCACAGTCATTTTTGAGTGATTTTCCGGTAACCTCTGATGCTGTTTTTACTCAAAATTTTAGTCGTAGATGCAGCAATGCGGCATTCAAAATAGATTTTCAGGTTACATATAATATTGATGCAGAGTTTGAAGCAGACCCCATGAATGGTTGCAGCCCATTAACAGTGAATTTTACGAACAAATCCAAAGGAGGCGCAAGTTTTCTTTGGGATTTTGGGGATGGTACACAAGATACATCACAAAACCCATCGCATGTGTTTGAAACGCAAGGGCAGTATAAGGTCAAGTTAGAGATCTTGGATAACGCCAGTTGTAATCAAACAGATACAGCTTTTGCTGTGATTGAGGTACTGCAAGGTCCCAAACCCGAATTTGAATATAGTCTCGAATATTGCTCTTTGGAAGCAAGGTTTGTAAATAAGACTACAGAAGCACATAAAATCTTAGCATGGGAATTTGGCGACAGTACTACATCTCAAGAAGAACATCCAGCCCATCTTTTTCCTCACGGAGGAAAATTCAGAACGGTTCTTAGATTAGAACATCCTGACAATGGCTGCATTGATTCATTGGATACGGTTTTGGTTTTTGCCGAACATCCTTTCACCAAACTTCAAATACCCAATGTTTTTACACCAAATGAAGATGGAATCAATGATTGTTATCAGGTATTGGGGCTTGCAGAAGATTGTGAACAGGGAGAATTAAGGGTGTATAATCGTTGGGGCGATTTAATTTACAAAGGAAATTTAGCTACAGAATGTTGGAATGGACGTGTGTTTAACACAGGAGAGGAATTGCCGACAGGTGTATATTATTACCTTATCACAACAGAACGCGACAAGGTGCAAATGGTAAATACGCATGGCGTCATTCATTTAATAAGGTAAAACAATATTGGGGGATTAGTGTTGAAAATATTGCCCAACGAAGTAATAAATTAAAAGCAGTATTACAACAATCATTGGTACAAAAAGGAGAATGCTGCAACAACCACCCATTGTTTTTTCATGCGGATGATAAAAGTGCTCTTCATTGTGTCTGGGGGGTGTGAATTTGTCTTTCTCCGCTTCCATAAAAAAAGGCAAGCAAAGAATCGCACCGCTACAACCGTCTGCCCTTGCTCAGTTCCCTGCCTGGGGGAGTGAGACAGGAGCTGGTCGTTCCCGCTTGCCGCTGCAAAAGTATGATTTCAATTTGCCCTTTCCAAGTCCTGACGAACCTTTTTGTTGATTATTTTTTTAGAAAACATCGAGTCTCCTTGTTGTCTGACTAAAGGCTCGTATTAGGATTGTTTGAGAGAACGGAAAAGTATCCTGTTTCATTCTTACTTTTTTTGTAATCTTGCAGTGGGAGAGGATGATTCATAGATTGCAGGTCAAATACCGAGTCGTGGCAGTTATTGTTTTTATTGTCATTGTAATGGTTCAATGCAATCAACAAGGCAGTCAGCAAGTTCAAGATGCTCATACTGCTATCAATAGTCCTTATCTTAATCTCCATGATTCCGTTAAATATGTTGGTAGTAATGTCTGTAGAGCTTGTCATGCAGACAAATTTGAGAGTTTTTCACATACTGAAATGGGGATGTCTTTTGGAAAGGCGACCAAGCAAAAGAGCAGCAGTTTTGGACACGGAAATGGATATGTTTATGACACACTCAAAGATTTGCATTACCTTTCATTTTGGGAAGGAGATGATTTCTTTATAAAGGAATTTAGGATTGTGAATCAAGATACCGTCTATCAACGCAAAGAAAGGATTGATTATATAATAGGTTCGGGTCATCATACCAATTCACACATGATACAGCGAAACGGGTTTGTGTTTCAGGCTCCAATGACATTTTACACTCAAAATGAAATTTGGGATTTGCCACCCGGATTTAGAGGTAATAATTCAAGATTTGAAAGAAGGATTGAATCGGAATGTATGACGTGTCATAACGCATACCCTAAGCCGGATGCCTTGTCCTATAACAGATTTTTTGAAATTCCGGAAGGTATCAATTGTGAAAGGTGTCATGGACCGGGCGAATTGCATGTTGCACGCAGACAGTCAGCAGAATTTATTAATAACCCTCATCAATTTGACTCTTCTATTGTAAACCCAAAACGGTTGCCGTACAATCTTCAGACAGATGTTTGTCAGCGTTGTCATTTACAAGGAAATAATGTGTTGAAACCGGGAAAAACCTTTTATGATTTTAAGCCGGGTATGTCATTAAGCTCTGTTTTTACAGTATTTGCACCCAACTATAGCGAAGCAGAAGAGTTTCGTATGGGGGCACATTCAGAAAGACTGCAAATGAGTCAATGTTTTATTGTTTCTAACAAGGGTAATACCGAATCATATAATCCGGAATTGAGTTTTACTTGTATTACCTGTCACGACCCGCATGTGAGTGTACGCACTATGCAAGATGACCATTTTAATCAAACTTGTAAATCTTGCCACACGACACCCAAGACTGTTTGTTCCGAAATGGTTGAAAATATTCGGTTAAAAAACAATAATTGTGTGTCATGTCACATGCCCAGAACAGGGGCTGTCGATATTCCTCACGTTACGGTGCATGACCATTACATACGTAAAAATTATGACAATAAAGGTGCTGCCGGAAAAGGTAAGTTGTTGGGGTTAAGACCTATAAATACAAAGCAAGCAGATGTTGCTTCAACTTTTGTGGGTTATGTGTCATATTATGAAAAATTTGAACAAAATCCTTTGTATCTAGCTAAAGCAAAAGAACTTTATGACCAGTTAGGAAACTCTCAATATGCGTTGGTGTTAAAGATTTATTACCACTACACATCCAATGAATTCACTGCAATTACCCTACTTGCAGGAAAAATTCAGGAGGATTCAGTAAAAGATGGATGGACTTATTATAGGGTTGCAAAAGCATTTGAGAACACCCATAATCCAAAGACCGCTATCCAATGGATGGATAGAGCTGTTAAGCTCAAATCCACTTTTTCACCTTTTTGGGATGCTCTAATTTCATTAGAAATTGATACACGTCAATATGCCAAAGCACAACAAAGTCTCTACAACGTCTTGGAACTTGATTCTCGCGATGATGTAGCCATGGGGTTGCAGGCAAAATTGTATTATCTGACGGGTGATATCAAGAATGCTAATCAAACTGCACTCAGAACACTTAAACTCAACCCTGATAATTTTGTTGCGCTTGAAATTCTAATAAGAATTGCTGATGCAAGCGGTACGAAACCACCGTTATATGATTATTGGAAGCAAAGATTATCAAAAGGATAGCACCGTGTTTTTTATCCGTATGTGCATTTCAAAATGCAATTTAATATTGTTACTTTTGCGGCACAAAATTTAACACAAAGCAATGGCAGATATATTTAAAAAATTTCAAGAGAATATGGGTCCTTTGGGAACATATCATAAAGAGGCACACGGATATTTTACTTTCCCAAAATTGGAAGGAGAGATTTCAAATAGAATGGTGTTTAGAGGGAAAAAATTATTGATTTGGAGTTTGAACAACTACCTTGGATTGGCAAATTTACCTGAGGTAAGAAAAGTAGATGCAGACTCTGCTAAAGAATTTGGACTTGCCTTGCCTATGGGGGCGAGAATGATGAGCGGTAACTCAGATAATCATGAACTCCTTGAAAAAAATCTTGCAGACTTTGTAAAAAAAGAAGATTGTTTTCTGTTGAATTATGGATATCAAGGTGTGGTGTCTATTATTGATGCGATTGTAGGTCGTCATGATGTCATTGTGTATGATGCTGAATCACATGCTTGTATTATTGATGGAGTGCGTTTACATGCAGGAAAGAGATTTGTATATACACACAACAACATAGAAAGTCTTGAAAAGCAATTAGGACATGCTCAAAAAGTTGTTGAGCAGACCGGAGGTGGTATATTAGTAATTACAGAAGGTGTATTTGGAATGACAGGCAGCCAAGGAAAGCTAAAAGAAATCACGGCATTGAAAAAGAAATATGAGTTTAGATTGTTTGTTGATGATGCTCACGGTTTTGGAACCATGGGATCAAGTGGGGCAGGAACAGGAGAAGAACAAGGAGTGCAAGATGAAATTGATTTATACTTCTCAACATTTGCCAAGTCTATTGCATTAATTGGTGCGTTTGTAGCAGGTAAAAAGCCTGTGATTGACTATTTAAGATATAATATGCGTTCTCAGATTTTTGCAAAATCACTGCCTATGCCTATTGTCGTTTCTGCTAT encodes the following:
- a CDS encoding gliding motility-associated C-terminal domain-containing protein; this encodes MLTFNFNIRIVILITLLVGSSYVAKSSCLNVNPDSVNTLHSLPSESFPKQDAQNWFLVKNEGQWKQPFLFRAELFGSWFYLEKNGYTLKINQQEGLESVRSQIHRKHYDIDTPFTIKHHALRVIWLNTHGSLEVEYDKHPFYHNYFVGNESARWRSKVPVVKSVLMKSLYQGVDWKVYAPNFHPKHELIVHPNTDLSLVAFKIEGAEKITINHYGELVIKTSLGDVKESKPEVWQIIEGKKVFVNCNYQLDIQNSTVRYALGAYRRDLELIIDPVLVFSTYSGSLGDNFGFTATYDLYGNLYAGGIVDGDDGEYPWTVGAFQTHYGGSTGGQPPINLACDIAISKYAADGKTLLYATYLGGRRNEHPHSLVVDNQDNLIVFGTTNSDDFPVDSFGFDTTYNGGYDLILVKFSEDGSQMLGGTFIGGNTNDGINNGLLRFNYADDFRGDVYVDSSNMVYLATCTSSWDFPITAGTTQTAFGGAIDGVVLKIDSLFRKLTWSTFLGSSGHDAVYSIKVIDSLVLVSGGTSSTGLSMYASGAINSYQGGVADGFLASFYKDTGIIKDFTFFGTDDYDQVYFIDFDSEKKIYFTGQTRGNLTRTPNTYGQNNTGQFIGRINLSLNSIDILTTFGNRTNWLKPDISPSAFLVDKCDNVYVSGWGADIDLNAGSTKDLPITSNTIQATTDDNDFYLIVFSKELKSIIHATYFGGYMTFDHVDGGTSRFDKNGVVYQSVCSSCPNNFSQSFLSDFPVTSDAVFTQNFSRRCSNAAFKIDFQVTYNIDAEFEADPMNGCSPLTVNFTNKSKGGASFLWDFGDGTQDTSQNPSHVFETQGQYKVKLEILDNASCNQTDTAFAVIEVLQGPKPEFEYSLEYCSLEARFVNKTTEAHKILAWEFGDSTTSQEEHPAHLFPHGGKFRTVLRLEHPDNGCIDSLDTVLVFAEHPFTKLQIPNVFTPNEDGINDCYQVLGLAEDCEQGELRVYNRWGDLIYKGNLATECWNGRVFNTGEELPTGVYYYLITTERDKVQMVNTHGVIHLIR
- a CDS encoding tetratricopeptide repeat protein produces the protein MAVIVFIVIVMVQCNQQGSQQVQDAHTAINSPYLNLHDSVKYVGSNVCRACHADKFESFSHTEMGMSFGKATKQKSSSFGHGNGYVYDTLKDLHYLSFWEGDDFFIKEFRIVNQDTVYQRKERIDYIIGSGHHTNSHMIQRNGFVFQAPMTFYTQNEIWDLPPGFRGNNSRFERRIESECMTCHNAYPKPDALSYNRFFEIPEGINCERCHGPGELHVARRQSAEFINNPHQFDSSIVNPKRLPYNLQTDVCQRCHLQGNNVLKPGKTFYDFKPGMSLSSVFTVFAPNYSEAEEFRMGAHSERLQMSQCFIVSNKGNTESYNPELSFTCITCHDPHVSVRTMQDDHFNQTCKSCHTTPKTVCSEMVENIRLKNNNCVSCHMPRTGAVDIPHVTVHDHYIRKNYDNKGAAGKGKLLGLRPINTKQADVASTFVGYVSYYEKFEQNPLYLAKAKELYDQLGNSQYALVLKIYYHYTSNEFTAITLLAGKIQEDSVKDGWTYYRVAKAFENTHNPKTAIQWMDRAVKLKSTFSPFWDALISLEIDTRQYAKAQQSLYNVLELDSRDDVAMGLQAKLYYLTGDIKNANQTALRTLKLNPDNFVALEILIRIADASGTKPPLYDYWKQRLSKG
- a CDS encoding pyridoxal phosphate-dependent aminotransferase family protein, giving the protein MADIFKKFQENMGPLGTYHKEAHGYFTFPKLEGEISNRMVFRGKKLLIWSLNNYLGLANLPEVRKVDADSAKEFGLALPMGARMMSGNSDNHELLEKNLADFVKKEDCFLLNYGYQGVVSIIDAIVGRHDVIVYDAESHACIIDGVRLHAGKRFVYTHNNIESLEKQLGHAQKVVEQTGGGILVITEGVFGMTGSQGKLKEITALKKKYEFRLFVDDAHGFGTMGSSGAGTGEEQGVQDEIDLYFSTFAKSIALIGAFVAGKKPVIDYLRYNMRSQIFAKSLPMPIVVSAIKRLELLRTQPEHKEKLWTIVRALQNGLKQAGFNIGNTNTPVTPVMLNGTVEEATYLTLDLRENFNIFCSIVVYPVVPKGVILLRLIPTAAHTLDDVNETIAAFTEVQKRLKAGQYSGKSKIAQVTQ